A window of the Campylobacter massiliensis genome harbors these coding sequences:
- the polA gene encoding DNA polymerase I, translated as MSQKTLTIIDTFGFFFRLYYAMSGLKNREGKPSGMVSGFASFIMNLRQEFASDYIIFALDSKGKTLRHEILGEYKANRSEPPAALKEQLPVCIEMIEKMGLAAVSREGYEADDIIASVVKECKQRGIFVRIVTHDKDLYQLIEDGKVSIYSPQSKIDHDSASCIEKYGVPPSCIRDFLAIAGDSSDNIPGVKGIGAVGAKKLLNEFGNLESIYENLPLVRNERIRGMLAEGRESAFLSKRLTSLFDDVPDVLDLKRAEFPEQNPLVKVADTLREYDLNRLLKALQNSENAGENAKFKLGFNARLLTDEGEIERLLANVDADTLVAFDTETTDVDTQNARLVGFSFCFNDEEAYYVPVAHEYLGAPKQVSEKFAGWAISQIYKGCVIGQNLKYDFKVVKRNLGLEPPVNFKDTMILAWLMDPGSSVGMDALAKRLYDYDTIKFEDVVKRGETFASVALENAAKYASEDAWITLKFYKSFLNLLDPELLALADTHEFAFILTLFDMEREGIAINREKMQNLILKNDAKIKALTAEIYELTGENFNINSVKQLGSVLFEHLKLPVKKKTKTGYSTDEAVLAELIDEHPVIEKLLEYRELYKLQSTYCEPLLNLAKKDADSRIYTNFIQTGTSTGRLSSKNPNLQNIPARGNLAKDVRGCFEAKSGFSFVGLDYSQIELRLLAHFSRDAALLQAFANDEDIHARTAISIFGSAEGQNRAVAKSINFGLIYGMGSSKLANQVSITRAEAKEYIERYFKAFPTIKGFLEGIKTAAKNEGFVRTLLGRKRLFDFTTATPMQTAMYEREAVNTIFQGSAADIIKMAMVKIRPLLSPRAKMLLQIHDELIFEVQDGYAQEFGAAAQKIMQEIYKLNVPLKTSLNVAKDWGELK; from the coding sequence ATGAGCCAAAAAACGCTAACGATCATCGACACTTTCGGGTTTTTTTTCAGACTTTACTACGCGATGAGCGGGCTAAAAAACCGCGAGGGCAAGCCAAGCGGCATGGTGAGCGGCTTTGCTAGCTTTATCATGAATCTGCGCCAGGAGTTTGCCAGCGACTACATCATCTTCGCGCTAGATAGCAAGGGCAAAACGCTGCGCCACGAGATCCTGGGCGAGTATAAAGCCAACCGCTCCGAGCCGCCCGCAGCGCTAAAAGAGCAGCTGCCCGTTTGTATCGAGATGATAGAAAAAATGGGCCTAGCCGCCGTGAGCCGCGAAGGCTACGAGGCCGACGACATCATCGCTAGCGTCGTAAAGGAGTGCAAGCAGCGGGGTATATTCGTACGCATAGTGACGCACGATAAGGACCTCTACCAACTCATCGAGGACGGCAAAGTAAGCATCTACAGCCCCCAAAGCAAGATCGATCACGATAGCGCGAGCTGCATAGAAAAATACGGAGTTCCGCCAAGCTGCATACGCGATTTTCTCGCAATCGCGGGTGATAGCTCGGATAATATCCCGGGCGTCAAAGGCATAGGCGCGGTCGGCGCAAAAAAGCTACTAAACGAATTCGGCAATCTAGAAAGCATCTACGAAAACCTGCCGCTAGTGCGAAACGAACGTATCCGCGGTATGCTGGCAGAAGGCCGAGAGAGCGCGTTTTTGAGCAAGCGCCTAACCTCGCTCTTTGACGACGTGCCCGACGTGCTCGATCTAAAAAGGGCGGAATTTCCCGAGCAAAATCCGCTCGTAAAGGTCGCCGATACTCTGCGAGAATACGATCTAAACCGCCTCTTAAAAGCGCTGCAAAATAGCGAAAACGCGGGCGAAAACGCGAAATTTAAGCTCGGCTTTAACGCGCGGCTTTTAACGGACGAGGGCGAGATCGAGCGACTGCTGGCAAACGTTGACGCAGACACGCTCGTGGCCTTTGACACCGAGACCACGGACGTCGATACGCAAAACGCCCGCCTGGTCGGCTTTAGCTTTTGCTTTAACGACGAGGAGGCCTACTACGTGCCCGTGGCGCACGAGTATCTGGGTGCGCCAAAGCAAGTAAGCGAAAAATTCGCCGGTTGGGCGATCTCGCAAATTTACAAAGGCTGCGTGATCGGGCAAAATTTAAAGTACGATTTTAAGGTCGTAAAGCGAAATCTAGGGCTCGAGCCGCCGGTAAATTTTAAAGACACGATGATACTGGCGTGGCTCATGGATCCGGGATCTAGCGTGGGTATGGACGCGCTAGCCAAGCGGCTCTACGACTACGATACGATAAAATTTGAAGACGTGGTAAAGCGCGGCGAGACCTTTGCGTCCGTGGCGCTAGAAAACGCGGCAAAATACGCGAGCGAGGACGCGTGGATAACGCTGAAATTTTACAAAAGCTTTTTAAATTTGCTTGACCCTGAGCTGCTCGCGCTCGCCGACACGCACGAGTTTGCGTTCATCCTCACGCTTTTTGATATGGAGCGCGAGGGCATCGCGATAAACCGCGAAAAAATGCAAAATTTAATCCTAAAAAACGACGCTAAGATTAAGGCCTTGACCGCCGAAATTTACGAGCTAACTGGCGAAAATTTTAATATAAACTCCGTTAAGCAGCTAGGCTCGGTGCTGTTTGAGCACCTAAAACTACCCGTAAAGAAAAAGACAAAAACGGGCTACAGCACCGACGAGGCCGTGCTAGCCGAGCTCATCGACGAGCATCCCGTCATCGAAAAACTACTCGAGTACCGCGAGCTATACAAGCTGCAAAGCACATACTGCGAACCGCTGCTAAATTTAGCTAAAAAGGATGCCGACAGCAGGATATACACGAACTTTATCCAGACGGGAACCAGCACGGGCAGACTCTCGTCTAAAAACCCGAACCTGCAAAATATCCCCGCTCGCGGCAACCTAGCTAAGGACGTGCGAGGCTGCTTTGAGGCTAAAAGCGGCTTTAGCTTCGTGGGGCTTGACTATAGCCAGATTGAGCTGCGACTGCTCGCGCATTTTAGCCGCGACGCCGCGCTACTTCAGGCATTTGCGAACGACGAGGACATCCATGCGCGCACGGCGATTAGTATATTCGGCAGCGCAGAGGGGCAAAACCGCGCGGTGGCCAAGAGTATAAATTTCGGCCTCATCTACGGCATGGGCTCGAGCAAGTTGGCAAATCAAGTAAGTATCACGCGTGCCGAGGCAAAGGAGTATATCGAGCGCTATTTTAAGGCGTTTCCGACGATAAAGGGCTTTTTAGAAGGGATAAAAACCGCGGCCAAAAACGAGGGCTTCGTGCGCACGCTGCTGGGTAGAAAGCGGCTATTTGACTTTACTACAGCGACGCCGATGCAAACGGCGATGTACGAGCGCGAGGCGGTAAATACGATATTTCAGGGCTCGGCTGCCGATATCATCAAAATGGCGATGGTAAAAATCCGCCCGCTTTTAAGCCCGCGCGCGAAAATGCTTTTGCAGATACACGACGAGTTGATTTTCGAGGTGCAGGACGGTTATGCGCAGGAATTCGGCGCGGCGGCGCAAAAGATAATGCAAGAAATTTACAAACTAAACGTACCGCTAAAAACGAGCCTAAACGTGGCGAAGGATTGGGGCGAGCTTAAGTAA
- a CDS encoding molybdopterin-dependent oxidoreductase, translated as MKRRDFLKLGALAAASAQAKQFNALAQAIFDEQMGLCANKFGAFYVQTIGGRVVGTEPFEGDAMPTVLNNALSDHIQNETRVKYPYVRKSFLADPSNPKPQLRGKEPFVRVSWDEAIKLSAKILKENFDKYGSQAIYGQLYQWGSLGKVGHSQRTAKRMLNALGGYVSELGGYSYGAATAFLPHVTGYIDPTHNPTRWEGVVKEAKTIVFWGTNPVVSNKIAIGVPMHNSYAYYEIMKEKFKKGEMKIYSIDVYRNETAEYFGAHYLAVRPCTDTAMLIGLCEYIYENGLYDKEFIERYTVGFDKFKDYFTGAKDGVKKDLKWANKICGVSEKELKELAGTLAKKDTLIVTGYAIQRQHHGEMAYWALIALAAMLGDIGKTGRGYVMNDQMHKNADISFVAPKLQAFNPAVNEKYIAPQGKLAKAKYHEIPNSRLIDAIMEPGKQIERNGKKYVMPHIRVMFNANGSTFTRHPDTNRAVEAMKKIEAIITTEPFWTSTARLSDIVLPAALECERTDIEFANSTSEYLFAIKPLVKPAGESKSDFEIARLICAQWGEEYEQAFSEGKTELEWVKEIYADAVQKAEGMGIAMPKFEEFWQKGYVKFDKIDEKKRYFTNYADFRADPEKNALKTPSGKIELYSEAVEKLGYADCPPHATWMEPFEWLGGDVSKYPIAISGAHSKFRLHSQLNSSLIRNYAEIAGREPALISPATAKARGIKTGDVVRIYNDRGEILCGALVSDTAQDNVVIVSEGAWYDPAVWGERSLCKHGNINVLTKDVPSSQLSQSNTAHTSMAQVEKFKGELPSVTAFDRPVTIEA; from the coding sequence ATGAAAAGACGAGATTTTCTAAAACTAGGCGCGCTGGCTGCGGCATCGGCGCAGGCAAAGCAATTTAACGCGCTAGCGCAGGCGATATTTGACGAGCAGATGGGGCTTTGCGCGAATAAATTTGGCGCGTTTTACGTCCAAACCATCGGCGGCAGGGTCGTTGGCACCGAGCCGTTCGAGGGCGACGCGATGCCAACGGTGCTAAACAACGCTCTAAGCGATCACATCCAAAACGAAACGCGCGTGAAATACCCATACGTGCGCAAAAGCTTCCTAGCCGATCCCTCAAATCCAAAGCCGCAGCTTCGCGGCAAAGAGCCCTTCGTGCGCGTTAGCTGGGACGAGGCGATAAAGCTAAGCGCCAAAATTTTAAAAGAAAACTTCGACAAATACGGCTCGCAGGCCATTTACGGGCAGCTTTATCAGTGGGGTAGTCTAGGCAAAGTCGGCCACTCGCAGCGCACTGCAAAGCGCATGCTAAACGCGCTAGGAGGCTACGTGAGCGAGCTTGGCGGCTACTCTTACGGCGCGGCGACTGCGTTTTTACCTCACGTGACGGGCTATATCGATCCGACGCATAATCCTACGCGCTGGGAAGGCGTGGTAAAGGAGGCCAAAACGATCGTATTTTGGGGGACAAATCCGGTCGTCTCAAACAAGATCGCTATCGGCGTTCCGATGCACAACTCCTACGCCTACTACGAGATTATGAAAGAGAAATTTAAAAAAGGCGAGATGAAAATTTACAGCATAGACGTTTACCGCAACGAAACGGCGGAGTATTTCGGCGCGCACTATCTCGCCGTGCGCCCTTGCACCGATACGGCGATGCTGATCGGGCTTTGCGAATATATCTATGAAAACGGGCTTTACGACAAGGAATTTATCGAGCGCTACACGGTCGGGTTTGATAAATTTAAGGATTATTTCACGGGCGCGAAAGACGGCGTGAAAAAGGATCTAAAATGGGCGAATAAAATTTGCGGCGTGAGCGAAAAGGAGCTAAAAGAGCTAGCGGGTACGCTGGCTAAAAAAGACACGCTCATAGTTACAGGCTACGCGATACAGCGCCAGCACCACGGCGAGATGGCGTACTGGGCGCTCATCGCGCTGGCTGCGATGCTAGGCGATATCGGCAAGACCGGACGCGGCTACGTGATGAACGATCAGATGCATAAAAACGCAGATATCAGCTTCGTCGCGCCAAAGCTTCAGGCTTTTAACCCGGCGGTAAATGAAAAATACATCGCCCCGCAAGGCAAGCTAGCCAAAGCCAAATACCACGAGATACCAAACAGTAGGCTCATAGACGCGATCATGGAGCCCGGCAAGCAGATCGAGCGTAACGGCAAAAAGTACGTCATGCCGCACATCCGCGTGATGTTTAACGCCAACGGCTCGACCTTCACCCGCCACCCCGACACCAACCGCGCGGTCGAAGCGATGAAAAAGATAGAGGCGATCATCACCACTGAGCCCTTTTGGACGAGTACGGCGAGGCTCAGCGACATCGTGCTACCGGCGGCGCTTGAGTGCGAGCGCACGGATATAGAGTTTGCAAACTCGACTAGCGAGTATCTTTTTGCGATTAAGCCGCTAGTAAAGCCCGCGGGCGAGAGCAAGAGCGACTTTGAGATCGCGCGACTCATCTGCGCGCAGTGGGGCGAGGAGTACGAGCAGGCCTTTAGCGAGGGTAAAACGGAGCTTGAGTGGGTGAAGGAAATCTACGCCGATGCAGTCCAAAAAGCCGAAGGCATGGGCATAGCGATGCCGAAATTTGAGGAGTTTTGGCAAAAAGGATATGTCAAATTTGATAAGATCGACGAGAAAAAGCGATACTTTACAAACTACGCGGACTTCCGCGCCGATCCCGAGAAAAACGCGCTAAAAACGCCGTCGGGCAAGATCGAGCTCTACTCCGAAGCGGTCGAAAAGCTAGGCTATGCCGACTGCCCGCCGCACGCGACGTGGATGGAGCCGTTTGAGTGGCTGGGCGGCGACGTGAGCAAGTATCCTATCGCCATCAGCGGCGCGCACTCTAAATTTAGGCTCCACTCGCAGCTAAATAGCTCGCTCATCCGCAACTACGCCGAGATCGCGGGCCGCGAACCAGCGCTAATTAGCCCCGCCACGGCAAAGGCGCGCGGCATCAAAACGGGCGACGTAGTAAGGATATACAACGACCGAGGCGAGATCCTCTGCGGCGCGCTGGTAAGCGATACCGCGCAAGATAACGTCGTGATCGTAAGCGAAGGCGCGTGGTACGACCCCGCCGTCTGGGGCGAGCGTAGCCTATGTAAACACGGCAACATAAACGTGCTAACCAAGGACGTGCCTAGCTCGCAGCTCTCGCAAAGCAACACCGCGCACACGAGCATGGCGCAGGTCGAGAAATTTAAAGGCGAACTGCCGAGTGTAACGGCGTTTGATAGGCCAGTGACGATAGAGGCTTAG